In Massilia forsythiae, one DNA window encodes the following:
- the flhF gene encoding flagellar biosynthesis protein FlhF, which produces MNVKKFTAPTSREALRKVREALGPDAVILSNRPVDGVVEILALDNDDVASLASPSMASEMDAPRPQLNVHADVPAAPAAPAPRAFQEAPAAPAMRSFDTSSAPAMRSFDAPAAAPARHPLNPSNAFLGLDDLPAAAPAPHTYAERRAPAPEAPAFDMAAMTAMMSAAIAQAKESAANAAAAEMNGMMSELRAMRGMMESQLAELSWSGTQQREPHKAGVLREMLAAGFSASLARYLIDKMPAGKDAAESMRWVKTVLARNLVTMADEDAILDRGGVFALVGPTGVGKTTTTAKLAARCVMRHGADKLALITTDAYRIGGHEQLRIYGKILGVMVHSVKDEADLRIALKELRNKHTVLIDTIGMSQRDQMVTEQVAMLAGSGADVKRLLCLNATATNETLNEVVRAYQGSGLAGCIMTKMDEAASIGNVLDVIIRQKLNLHYISNGQRVPEDLHLADRAMLVDRAFRGKRDAAAQFSDADLPLMMAGLGNLNNDRSLREVYVG; this is translated from the coding sequence ATGAACGTGAAGAAATTTACAGCGCCTACTTCCCGCGAGGCCTTGCGCAAAGTGCGCGAGGCCCTGGGCCCGGACGCGGTCATCCTGTCGAACCGCCCGGTGGATGGCGTGGTCGAGATCCTGGCGCTGGACAACGACGATGTCGCTTCGCTGGCATCGCCGTCGATGGCGTCCGAGATGGATGCGCCGCGTCCGCAACTGAACGTGCACGCCGACGTGCCGGCCGCGCCGGCCGCCCCGGCACCGCGCGCGTTCCAGGAAGCGCCGGCGGCCCCGGCCATGCGCTCCTTCGATACGTCCTCCGCCCCGGCGATGCGTTCCTTCGACGCCCCGGCCGCGGCGCCGGCGCGTCACCCGCTGAATCCGTCGAACGCTTTCCTCGGCCTGGACGACCTGCCGGCCGCGGCGCCGGCGCCGCACACCTACGCCGAGCGCCGCGCGCCGGCACCGGAAGCGCCGGCCTTCGACATGGCCGCAATGACCGCCATGATGTCGGCCGCCATCGCCCAGGCGAAAGAATCGGCCGCCAACGCCGCCGCCGCCGAGATGAACGGCATGATGAGCGAACTGCGCGCCATGCGCGGCATGATGGAGTCGCAGCTGGCCGAATTGTCCTGGAGCGGCACCCAGCAGCGCGAGCCGCACAAGGCAGGCGTGCTGCGCGAGATGCTGGCGGCCGGTTTTTCGGCCAGCCTGGCGCGCTACCTGATCGACAAGATGCCGGCCGGTAAGGATGCGGCCGAGTCGATGCGCTGGGTCAAGACCGTGCTGGCGCGCAACCTGGTCACGATGGCCGACGAGGATGCGATCCTGGACCGCGGCGGCGTGTTCGCGCTGGTCGGCCCGACCGGCGTCGGCAAGACCACCACCACCGCCAAGCTGGCGGCGCGCTGCGTGATGCGCCACGGCGCCGACAAGCTGGCCCTGATCACCACCGACGCCTACCGTATCGGCGGCCACGAGCAGCTGCGCATCTACGGCAAGATCCTGGGCGTGATGGTGCACTCGGTGAAGGACGAGGCCGACCTGCGCATCGCCCTGAAGGAACTGCGCAACAAGCACACCGTGCTGATCGACACCATCGGCATGTCGCAGCGCGACCAGATGGTCACCGAGCAGGTGGCGATGCTGGCCGGCAGCGGCGCCGACGTCAAGCGCCTGCTGTGCCTGAACGCCACCGCCACCAACGAGACCCTCAACGAAGTGGTGCGCGCCTACCAGGGCAGCGGCCTGGCCGGCTGCATCATGACCAAGATGGACGAGGCGGCGTCGATCGGCAACGTGCTGGACGTGATCATCCGCCAGAAGCTGAACCTGCACTACATCTCGAACGGCCAGCGCGTGCCGGAAGACCTGCATCTGGCCGACCGCGCCATGCTGGTCGACCGCGCCTTCCGCGGCAAGCGCGACGCCGCCGCCCAGTTTTCCGATGCCGACCTGCCGCTGATGATGGCCGGCCTGGGCAACCTGAACAACGACCGTTCGCTGCGCGAGGTATACGTTGGCTAG
- a CDS encoding MinD/ParA family ATP-binding protein, producing the protein MASFDFDQAEGLRRMLAGPKPRIVSFLSATLEDDKGAMLVNLGASLAQSGNDVLIVDACERGYGVARRLGVDRGPGLLQVARQECALNQVIHPAPQGFSVVNMNTVASAYHPDDARRLANTFDVLVKQAAGSIVIVDGEFSPDGGFPVPAMAASEIVVQVSTSAMSITNAYALVKRLSQHLGRRPFGILVTGATEAEAKVVYDNMSSAATRYLAVTLSSMGSVPADEYLQRAASLGRAVVDAFPLAGASVAFRRLAGRFAHGGVQHGRAA; encoded by the coding sequence TTGGCTAGTTTCGACTTCGACCAGGCCGAGGGCCTGCGCCGCATGCTGGCCGGCCCCAAGCCGCGCATCGTTTCTTTTCTTTCCGCCACACTCGAGGACGACAAGGGCGCCATGCTGGTCAACCTGGGCGCCTCGCTGGCGCAGTCCGGCAACGACGTGCTGATCGTCGACGCCTGCGAGCGCGGCTACGGCGTGGCGCGCCGCCTGGGTGTCGATCGCGGTCCCGGCCTGCTGCAGGTGGCGCGCCAGGAATGCGCGCTGAACCAGGTGATCCACCCGGCGCCGCAGGGGTTTTCCGTGGTGAACATGAATACCGTCGCCTCCGCGTATCACCCGGACGATGCGCGCCGTCTGGCCAACACCTTCGACGTGCTGGTCAAGCAGGCTGCCGGCAGCATCGTCATCGTCGACGGCGAATTCTCGCCCGACGGCGGCTTTCCGGTGCCGGCCATGGCCGCCTCCGAGATCGTGGTGCAGGTGTCGACCAGCGCCATGTCGATCACCAACGCTTATGCGCTGGTCAAGCGCTTGTCGCAACACCTGGGCCGGCGCCCGTTCGGTATCCTTGTCACCGGCGCTACCGAGGCCGAGGCGAAGGTGGTATACGATAATATGTCATCTGCGGCAACACGTTACCTTGCAGTAACGCTGAGTTCCATGGGCTCGGTGCCGGCTGACGAATACCTGCAGCGCGCTGCGAGCCTGGGACGCGCCGTGGTCGACGCCTTCCCGCTGGCCGGCGCCTCTGTGGCGTTCCGGCGCCTGGCGGGACGCTTTGCGCACGGGGGCGTGCAGCACGGCCGGGCGGCGTGA
- a CDS encoding RNA polymerase sigma factor FliA, translated as MYTAKGKADKNSLLTAHMPLVKRLAHHMKAKLPPSVEVDDLVQAGMMGLLDAINRYEENQGAQFETYAVLRIRGAMLDELRNNDWMPRSTRQNMRKVEAAMNALQQQLGRPPSESEVAKSLKLSLADYQELLGESGGHQLVYYEDFHDGEEGSDGFLDRYAVDDDDPLKSLLDTDFRQSVIDAIDALPPREKMLMGLYYEEELNLKEIGAVMGVSESRVSQLHTQAVARLRAWLKERAWT; from the coding sequence ATGTACACGGCCAAAGGGAAAGCGGACAAGAATTCTTTGCTGACGGCGCACATGCCGCTGGTGAAGCGTCTCGCCCACCACATGAAGGCGAAGCTGCCGCCGTCGGTCGAGGTGGATGACCTGGTGCAGGCCGGCATGATGGGCTTGCTCGACGCCATCAACCGCTACGAGGAAAACCAGGGCGCCCAGTTCGAGACCTATGCGGTGCTGCGCATCCGCGGCGCCATGCTCGACGAACTGCGCAACAACGACTGGATGCCGCGCTCGACGCGCCAGAACATGCGCAAGGTGGAAGCCGCGATGAACGCCCTGCAGCAGCAGCTGGGCCGCCCGCCGAGCGAATCGGAAGTGGCGAAATCGCTCAAGCTGTCGCTGGCCGACTACCAGGAACTGCTGGGCGAGTCCGGCGGCCACCAGCTGGTGTACTACGAGGATTTCCACGACGGCGAGGAGGGCAGCGACGGCTTCCTCGACCGCTATGCGGTGGACGACGACGATCCGTTGAAAAGCCTGCTCGACACCGATTTCCGCCAGTCCGTCATCGACGCCATCGACGCCCTGCCGCCGCGCGAGAAGATGCTGATGGGCCTGTATTACGAGGAAGAGCTGAACCTGAAGGAGATCGGCGCGGTCATGGGCGTGTCCGAATCGCGCGTCTCGCAGCTGCATACGCAGGCGGTGGCGCGCCTGCGCGCCTGGCTGAAGGAACGCGCATGGACCTGA
- a CDS encoding flagellar motor protein, with translation MDLTSLLGLALALAGIVVGHTLDGGKFSSLVQPAAFAIVVVGTFGAVLLQTKRQAFVRGLRMLRWVFVPPPDRRAQLAREIHLWSLSARRDGLLSLEQYLAKADPFVQKGLRLVVDGIHPDKLRSLLETEINGYEFRERQAARIWEAAAGYAPTVGILGAVLGLIHVMENLSDPSRLGAGIAVAFVSTVYGVGLANLFFYPVGNKIKGIVAERVAQYEILVDVFHDIATGDYTRVIEERVACLLAQH, from the coding sequence ATGGACCTGACCAGCCTGCTCGGGCTGGCGCTGGCGCTGGCCGGCATCGTCGTCGGCCACACGCTCGACGGCGGCAAGTTTTCCTCGCTGGTCCAGCCGGCCGCGTTCGCGATCGTGGTGGTCGGCACCTTCGGCGCCGTGCTGCTGCAGACCAAGCGCCAAGCTTTCGTGCGCGGCCTGCGCATGCTGCGCTGGGTGTTCGTGCCGCCGCCGGACCGGCGCGCCCAGCTGGCGCGCGAGATCCACCTGTGGAGCCTGTCGGCGCGGCGCGACGGCCTGCTGTCGCTGGAACAATACCTGGCCAAGGCCGACCCCTTCGTCCAGAAGGGCTTGCGCCTGGTGGTGGACGGCATCCACCCCGACAAGCTGCGCAGCCTGCTGGAAACCGAGATCAACGGCTATGAATTCCGCGAGCGCCAGGCCGCGCGCATCTGGGAAGCGGCGGCCGGCTACGCGCCCACGGTCGGTATCCTGGGCGCGGTGCTGGGCCTGATCCACGTGATGGAAAACCTGAGCGATCCGTCGCGCCTGGGCGCCGGCATCGCGGTCGCCTTCGTCTCGACGGTGTATGGCGTGGGGCTGGCGAACCTGTTCTTCTACCCGGTCGGTAACAAGATCAAGGGCATCGTCGCCGAGCGCGTGGCCCAGTACGAGATCCTCGTCGACGTGTTCCACGACATCGCCACCGGCGACTACACCCGCGTGATCGAGGAACGGGTCGCCTGCCTGCTGGCGCAGCATTGA
- the motD gene encoding flagellar motor protein MotD, which translates to MARRKPFQEDTEHHERWLISYADFITLLFAFFVVMYAISVVNIGKYTVLSEALGDAFGGRGAALKSNTQVEVEALPLSNIIAHRRAEAAKRDRERLALLARKLNASLAPLVNGGKVRVTQNARGVTVEINASVLFDEGAAVLAGNARETLGAVAQLLRDDPHAIEVEGHTDDTPIRNPLFPSNWELSAVRASSVVRLFIENGVAERRLAAVGRGANVPAAPNDTPEGRARNRRVAVTILAGGG; encoded by the coding sequence ATGGCGCGCCGCAAACCCTTCCAGGAAGACACCGAACACCACGAGCGCTGGCTGATCTCGTACGCCGACTTCATCACGCTGCTGTTCGCCTTTTTCGTGGTGATGTATGCGATTTCGGTGGTCAACATCGGCAAGTACACGGTGCTGTCGGAAGCGCTGGGCGACGCTTTCGGCGGACGCGGCGCGGCGCTTAAATCCAACACGCAGGTCGAGGTCGAGGCGCTGCCGCTGTCGAACATCATCGCCCACCGCCGCGCCGAAGCCGCCAAGCGCGACCGCGAGCGCCTGGCGCTGCTGGCGCGCAAATTGAACGCTTCGCTGGCGCCGCTGGTCAACGGCGGCAAGGTGCGCGTGACCCAGAACGCGCGCGGGGTGACGGTCGAGATCAATGCCAGCGTGCTGTTCGACGAGGGCGCCGCGGTCCTGGCCGGCAATGCGCGCGAGACGCTGGGCGCGGTGGCCCAGCTGCTCAGGGACGATCCGCACGCGATCGAGGTCGAGGGGCATACCGACGACACGCCGATCCGCAACCCGCTGTTCCCGTCGAACTGGGAACTGTCGGCGGTGCGCGCCAGCAGCGTGGTGCGGCTGTTCATCGAGAACGGCGTGGCCGAGCGCCGCCTGGCGGCGGTGGGACGCGGCGCCAACGTGCCGGCGGCGCCCAACGATACGCCCGAGGGCAGGGCGCGCAACCGGCGCGTGGCGGTCACCATCCTGGCCGGCGGCGGATGA
- a CDS encoding M35 family metallo-endopeptidase, with product MDWKRIPMLALVGAACAGAASAVAASSAPAAGVTVTVTPERPSLARSDAVMVTVTITNTSNATAWLLAWQTPFGAPEAPLFEITRDGQQVPYLGRQVKRAAPRAGDFIALAPGASRSARVELSALYRMNVTGAYSIRYRGGAPLSYAAPDAARLLPQAGRDAASAPPASVWIDGRLPRGLAEPGAAPPDAQSRPASDASSSPAPDAGAPGSADALSYSRCSNPQQETIAQAAQAALAMSTDAEAYTRRRALGPRYTTWFGAVDAERAAIVSRHFIAIKDAFATKPVTVDCGCNEDYYAYVYPNQPYKIYVCNAFWSAPLTGTDSKGGTLVHEMSHFTVVAGTNDWVYGQQAARALAVSNPERAIDNADSHEYFGENTPPQP from the coding sequence ATGGACTGGAAACGCATTCCGATGCTGGCGCTCGTGGGCGCGGCATGTGCCGGCGCGGCATCTGCGGTCGCGGCGTCCTCGGCGCCGGCGGCCGGCGTCACGGTGACGGTGACGCCGGAGCGCCCGAGCCTGGCCCGCAGCGACGCGGTGATGGTGACGGTCACCATCACCAACACCTCGAACGCCACCGCCTGGCTGCTGGCATGGCAGACCCCGTTCGGCGCGCCCGAGGCGCCGCTGTTCGAGATCACGCGCGACGGCCAGCAGGTGCCCTACCTCGGGCGCCAGGTCAAGCGCGCGGCGCCGCGGGCGGGCGACTTCATCGCGCTGGCGCCGGGCGCTTCGCGCAGCGCGCGGGTGGAACTGTCGGCGCTGTACCGCATGAACGTGACCGGCGCCTACAGCATCCGCTACCGCGGCGGCGCGCCGCTGTCGTACGCCGCGCCGGACGCGGCGCGGCTGCTGCCGCAGGCCGGCCGGGACGCGGCGTCAGCGCCGCCGGCCTCGGTATGGATCGACGGCCGCCTGCCGCGCGGCCTGGCGGAGCCCGGCGCAGCGCCGCCGGATGCGCAATCCAGGCCGGCCTCCGACGCGTCGTCGTCCCCGGCGCCGGACGCCGGCGCGCCCGGCAGCGCCGACGCCCTCTCCTACAGCCGCTGCTCGAACCCGCAGCAGGAAACCATCGCCCAGGCCGCACAGGCGGCGCTGGCGATGTCCACCGATGCCGAAGCCTATACGCGGCGCAGAGCGCTGGGACCGCGCTACACGACCTGGTTCGGCGCCGTCGACGCCGAGCGCGCCGCCATCGTGTCGCGCCATTTCATCGCCATCAAGGATGCCTTCGCCACCAAGCCGGTGACGGTCGACTGCGGCTGCAACGAGGATTACTACGCCTACGTTTACCCGAACCAGCCGTACAAGATCTACGTCTGCAACGCATTCTGGAGCGCGCCGCTCACCGGCACCGACTCCAAGGGCGGCACGCTGGTGCACGAAATGAGCCACTTCACGGTAGTGGCGGGCACCAACGACTGGGTCTACGGGCAGCAGGCGGCGCGGGCGCTGGCGGTCAGCAATCCGGAGCGCGCGATCGACAACGCCGATTCGCACGAATACTTCGGCGAAAACACACCGCCACAACCGTAG
- a CDS encoding EAL domain-containing protein — translation MDKHTHHKPDNPHAADDERVAAIARELGLDDREIAARKAFLELDEDDVALLRQVHVLVDGDGDVFTDTFYQHVLAIPELRELVRDDATAQRLRRSQHDYFRSLTAGDYGADYIRNRLRVGVVHQRIGLEPKWYIGGYRKYLAGMLELLSRRIVGDPQRLSRAYGAVLKMVCFDMGLALDTYAHANQRSVLQYQNYLEQVIDGMPAGLAVVGADGRVRSMNRAMSQMLGVADDAIAAHPPLAQLLPCPLLERRAAEALASGAAQDGVPVAFDSPAGGVRWFEFNIRRTRQAGEHLLLLIGQDVTYQAEARLRLQESEEFFRLTFTQAAVGIALLSPDGRFLRVNRKLSHIVGFSEAELLQCRFDDITWPEDLAEDRAQVARLVAGELRDFQRETRYVRKDGQAVWVALSCSTMREAAGGLRLIAAVEDISRRKQAEEALLRLANHDALTGLPNRTLLQDRLEHAIVQAQRNGAARDRAAEVGVMFIDLDRFKHINDSLGHDAGDRLIIEIARRLGRSLRESDTVARQGGDEFVVVLPELAGPEDAARVAQKVLDHLFQPLTLSGQEVFPTGSIGIAMYPRDGADSGSLLKAADSAMYRAKASGGNHFHFYAAAMGTHAHRHLRLETGLQRGLLREEFVLHYQPQVDIASGRIVGLEALLRWQPRGGDMVAPSDFIPLAEETGLIVPIGEWVLATALRQQARLESMGLAPLRMGVNMSARQFREDDVAGMVARLLRESGCSPSCLTLEITESVLMENPAQAAETMARLAQMGVRLSIDDFGTGYSSLANLRRLPIHSLKIDRSFVADIGAGVERGGEAGEAGAGGAIVQAVIALAGTMKLDVIAEGVESAAQQAFLGEHGCRQMQGYWFSRPLPAPQLERLLQAHGAGAQP, via the coding sequence TTGGACAAGCACACGCACCACAAACCGGATAACCCGCATGCCGCCGACGACGAACGGGTCGCCGCGATCGCGCGCGAGCTCGGCCTGGACGACCGTGAGATCGCCGCGCGCAAGGCCTTCCTCGAACTGGACGAGGACGACGTCGCCCTGCTGCGCCAGGTGCACGTGCTGGTCGACGGCGACGGCGACGTGTTCACCGATACCTTCTACCAGCACGTGCTGGCGATCCCGGAACTGCGCGAGCTGGTGCGCGACGACGCCACCGCGCAGCGCCTGCGGCGCAGCCAGCACGACTATTTCCGCAGCCTGACCGCCGGCGACTACGGCGCCGACTACATCCGCAACCGCCTGCGCGTGGGCGTGGTCCACCAGCGCATCGGGTTGGAGCCGAAGTGGTACATCGGCGGCTACCGCAAGTACCTGGCCGGCATGCTGGAACTGCTGTCGCGCCGCATCGTCGGCGATCCGCAGCGCCTGTCGCGCGCCTACGGCGCGGTGCTCAAGATGGTCTGCTTCGACATGGGGCTGGCGCTCGACACCTATGCCCACGCCAACCAGCGCAGCGTGCTGCAGTACCAGAATTACCTGGAGCAAGTCATCGACGGCATGCCGGCCGGGCTGGCGGTGGTCGGCGCCGACGGCCGGGTGCGCTCGATGAACCGTGCCATGAGCCAGATGCTGGGCGTGGCCGACGACGCCATCGCGGCGCACCCGCCGCTGGCGCAACTGCTGCCGTGCCCGCTGCTGGAGCGGCGCGCCGCCGAGGCGCTGGCATCGGGCGCGGCGCAGGACGGCGTGCCGGTCGCGTTCGACAGCCCGGCCGGCGGCGTGCGCTGGTTCGAGTTCAACATCCGCCGCACGCGCCAGGCCGGCGAGCACCTGCTGCTGCTGATCGGCCAGGACGTGACCTACCAGGCAGAGGCGCGATTGCGCCTCCAGGAAAGCGAGGAATTTTTCCGCCTGACCTTCACGCAAGCCGCGGTCGGCATCGCGCTGCTGTCGCCGGACGGACGCTTCCTGCGCGTGAACCGCAAGCTGTCGCACATCGTCGGCTTCAGCGAGGCCGAGCTGCTGCAGTGCCGCTTCGACGACATCACCTGGCCCGAGGACCTGGCCGAAGACCGCGCCCAGGTGGCGCGCCTGGTGGCCGGCGAACTGCGCGACTTCCAGCGCGAGACGCGCTACGTGCGCAAGGACGGCCAGGCGGTGTGGGTGGCGCTGAGCTGCTCGACCATGCGCGAGGCCGCCGGCGGCCTGCGCCTGATCGCCGCGGTCGAGGACATCTCGCGCCGCAAGCAGGCCGAGGAAGCGCTGCTGCGCCTGGCCAACCACGACGCCCTGACCGGGCTGCCCAACCGTACGCTGCTGCAGGACCGCCTCGAGCACGCCATCGTCCAGGCCCAGCGCAACGGCGCCGCCCGGGACCGGGCGGCCGAGGTCGGCGTGATGTTCATCGACCTGGACCGCTTCAAGCACATCAACGACAGCCTCGGCCACGACGCCGGCGACCGGCTCATCATCGAGATCGCGCGCCGCCTGGGCCGCAGCCTGCGCGAGAGCGACACCGTGGCGCGCCAGGGCGGCGACGAATTCGTGGTGGTGCTGCCCGAGCTGGCCGGCCCCGAGGACGCGGCGCGGGTGGCGCAGAAGGTGCTGGACCACCTGTTCCAGCCGCTCACCCTGTCCGGCCAGGAAGTGTTCCCGACCGGGAGCATCGGCATCGCCATGTACCCGCGCGACGGCGCCGACAGCGGGTCGCTGCTGAAGGCGGCCGACAGCGCCATGTACCGCGCCAAGGCCAGCGGCGGCAACCATTTCCACTTCTACGCGGCCGCCATGGGCACCCATGCGCACCGGCACCTGCGCCTGGAGACCGGGCTGCAGCGCGGCCTGCTGCGCGAGGAATTCGTGCTGCACTACCAGCCCCAGGTCGACATCGCCAGCGGCCGCATCGTCGGCCTGGAAGCGCTGCTGCGCTGGCAGCCGCGCGGCGGCGACATGGTGGCGCCGTCCGACTTCATCCCGCTGGCCGAGGAGACCGGCCTGATCGTGCCGATCGGCGAATGGGTGCTGGCCACCGCGCTGCGCCAGCAGGCGCGCCTGGAAAGCATGGGCCTGGCGCCGCTGCGCATGGGCGTGAACATGTCGGCGCGCCAGTTCCGCGAGGACGACGTGGCCGGCATGGTGGCGCGCCTGCTGCGCGAAAGCGGCTGTTCTCCGTCCTGCCTGACGCTGGAGATCACCGAGAGCGTGCTGATGGAAAATCCGGCGCAGGCCGCCGAGACCATGGCGCGCCTGGCGCAGATGGGCGTGCGCCTGTCGATCGACGACTTCGGCACCGGCTATTCCAGCCTGGCCAACCTGCGCCGCCTGCCGATCCACAGCCTCAAGATCGACCGCTCGTTCGTGGCCGACATCGGCGCGGGCGTGGAGCGGGGCGGCGAGGCCGGCGAGGCCGGCGCCGGCGGCGCCATCGTGCAGGCGGTGATCGCGCTGGCCGGCACCATGAAGCTGGACGTGATCGCCGAAGGCGTCGAGAGCGCCGCCCAGCAAGCCTTCCTGGGCGAGCACGGCTGCCGCCAGATGCAGGGCTACTGGTTCAGCCGGCCCTTGCCGGCGCCGCAGCTGGAACGCCTGCTGCAGGCGCACGGCGCGGGGGCGCAGCCATGA
- a CDS encoding bifunctional diguanylate cyclase/phosphodiesterase codes for MTGARGGTVAGPGPRRVSGAVLAVLAAGLAAFMAWLVLGHRAMLPWRLQWYLPLHTVVETLAVVVITQVFSTGGHGTGRRIPARVALLSPAALAVALLEFGHLMSVPGMPGLIAPAVPGSGVVFSLAARLLGALTLLAAVLVPRERMVARSVHALAMLAALAAVGAGYWLVLAAPGLVPATHVAGVGPTAFKTACEYLLIAINGVAALLSLGRALRHGRRTDRYLALAAAVMALAGVAFVFSMARDDAVSMVGHLYEVIAYLFLYRAIHVAAVQAPYLRLKRSERSLAESESNFRSLMECAPDAILLAAPDGRIAMMNARAEELFGIGRDSAAGLALDVLLPGAGADGQGDVVECRRLRQDPFPAEVRRAATPAGQQIAIVRDLSERSRLERALLEQLTYDALTGLPNRRRILETLDEAIDAARQERRTLAVLVLDLDEFRKINSGYGWAGGDEVLRECVTRLAQMLESGDTLARQGGNEFIVVQKHSGQDAAGALGARLLGAMREPFVLGGQRVFLSASIGVALLPEAPCGAAGLLQMAQVAMGGARAAGPAHLRFHSADMEQAIRDRVDMEAMLRHALEHGQLALQYQPRIGLEEGRMKRMVGVEALVRWRHPVLGLVPPARFIPLAEETGMIEELDLWVLRTACARAAAWHAAGLPLGRVSVNLSARQFQHPGLAQRVRAALEDSGLHPAHLEIEITESTVMRDTEVAAGVLRSLKALGVALSIDDFGTGYSSLSYLKQFPIDVLKIDRSFVKDVVIDANDAAITRAIIALAHGLNLEAVAEGVETAEQMAFLQENGCDEIQGFYFSRPLWPEQLEAFMAREAPQPTT; via the coding sequence ATGACCGGAGCGCGGGGCGGGACCGTGGCCGGGCCGGGGCCGCGGCGCGTCTCCGGCGCCGTCCTGGCCGTGCTGGCCGCCGGCCTGGCCGCCTTCATGGCCTGGCTGGTGCTCGGCCACCGCGCCATGCTGCCGTGGCGGCTGCAGTGGTACCTGCCGCTGCACACCGTGGTGGAAACGCTGGCGGTGGTGGTCATCACGCAGGTGTTTTCCACCGGCGGGCACGGCACCGGCAGGCGCATCCCGGCGCGCGTGGCCTTGCTGTCGCCGGCGGCGCTGGCGGTGGCCCTGCTCGAATTCGGCCACCTGATGTCGGTGCCGGGCATGCCCGGCCTGATCGCCCCGGCGGTGCCGGGGTCGGGCGTGGTGTTTTCGCTGGCGGCGCGCCTGCTGGGCGCGCTGACCCTGCTGGCGGCGGTGCTGGTGCCGCGCGAGCGCATGGTGGCGCGCAGCGTGCACGCGCTGGCGATGCTGGCGGCGCTGGCGGCGGTCGGCGCCGGCTACTGGCTGGTGCTGGCCGCGCCCGGCCTGGTGCCGGCCACCCACGTCGCCGGCGTCGGCCCCACCGCCTTCAAGACCGCCTGCGAGTACCTGCTGATCGCGATCAACGGCGTGGCCGCGCTGCTGTCGCTGGGACGCGCGCTGCGCCACGGGCGCCGCACCGACCGCTACCTGGCGCTGGCCGCGGCCGTGATGGCCCTGGCCGGCGTCGCCTTCGTCTTCAGCATGGCGCGCGACGACGCGGTCAGCATGGTCGGCCACCTGTACGAAGTGATCGCCTACCTGTTCCTGTACCGCGCCATCCACGTGGCCGCGGTGCAGGCGCCCTACCTGCGCCTGAAGCGTTCCGAGCGCTCGCTGGCGGAAAGCGAGAGCAACTTCCGCAGCCTGATGGAATGCGCGCCGGACGCGATCCTGCTGGCCGCGCCGGACGGGCGCATCGCCATGATGAACGCGCGCGCCGAGGAACTGTTCGGCATCGGGCGCGACAGCGCCGCCGGCCTGGCGCTGGACGTGCTGCTGCCCGGCGCAGGGGCGGACGGGCAGGGCGACGTGGTCGAGTGCCGGCGCCTGCGCCAGGACCCGTTCCCGGCCGAGGTGCGCCGCGCCGCCACCCCGGCCGGCCAGCAGATCGCGATCGTGCGCGACCTGTCCGAGCGCAGCCGCCTGGAGCGCGCGCTGCTCGAGCAGCTGACCTACGACGCCCTGACCGGCCTGCCGAACCGGCGCCGCATCCTGGAAACGCTGGACGAGGCCATCGATGCGGCGCGCCAGGAACGGCGCACGCTGGCGGTGCTGGTGCTGGACCTGGACGAATTCAGGAAGATCAACAGCGGGTACGGCTGGGCCGGCGGCGACGAGGTGCTGCGCGAATGCGTGACGCGCCTGGCGCAAATGCTGGAATCCGGCGACACCCTGGCGCGCCAGGGCGGCAACGAATTCATCGTGGTGCAGAAGCATTCCGGCCAGGACGCCGCCGGCGCGCTCGGCGCGCGCCTGCTGGGCGCCATGCGCGAACCCTTCGTGCTGGGCGGGCAGCGCGTGTTCCTGTCGGCCAGCATCGGCGTGGCGCTGCTGCCGGAGGCGCCGTGCGGCGCCGCCGGGCTGCTGCAGATGGCGCAGGTGGCGATGGGCGGCGCGCGCGCCGCCGGGCCGGCGCACCTGCGCTTCCACAGCGCCGACATGGAGCAGGCGATCCGCGACCGCGTCGACATGGAAGCGATGCTGCGCCACGCGCTCGAACACGGCCAGCTGGCGCTGCAGTACCAGCCGCGCATCGGCCTGGAAGAAGGCCGCATGAAACGCATGGTCGGCGTGGAGGCGCTGGTGCGCTGGCGCCATCCGGTGCTGGGCCTGGTGCCGCCGGCGCGCTTCATTCCGCTGGCCGAGGAAACCGGCATGATCGAGGAACTCGACCTGTGGGTGCTGCGCACCGCCTGCGCGCGCGCCGCCGCCTGGCACGCCGCCGGGCTGCCGCTGGGAAGGGTGTCGGTGAACCTGTCGGCGCGCCAGTTCCAGCACCCCGGCCTGGCGCAGCGCGTGCGCGCGGCGCTGGAAGACAGCGGCCTGCACCCGGCCCACCTGGAAATCGAGATCACCGAAAGCACGGTGATGCGCGATACCGAGGTGGCGGCCGGCGTGCTGCGTTCGCTGAAGGCGCTCGGCGTGGCGCTGTCGATCGACGATTTCGGCACCGGCTATTCGTCGCTGAGCTACCTGAAGCAGTTCCCGATCGACGTGCTGAAGATCGACCGCTCGTTCGTCAAGGACGTGGTGATCGATGCCAACGACGCCGCCATCACCCGGGCCATCATCGCGCTGGCGCACGGCCTGAACCTGGAAGCGGTGGCGGAGGGCGTGGAGACGGCCGAGCAGATGGCGTTTTTGCAGGAAAACGGCTGCGACGAGATCCAGGGTTTCTACTTCAGCCGGCCGTTGTGGCCGGAGCAGCTGGAAGCGTTCATGGCGCGGGAAGCGCCTCAACCCACCACGTAA